One segment of Amycolatopsis alba DSM 44262 DNA contains the following:
- a CDS encoding TetR/AcrR family transcriptional regulator encodes MPRTSERGGPRTRARILEVSNRLFLEHGYEAVTVAEIAREAGFSSVTVFNHFPRKEDLFLDRAADAIDLLRSAVRDRAPGVDVLTSLRDMSLQLFDAQHPLSGVNDSSAPFFRTVAESPALVARARAIESELQRTLAEELDRDPAFEGDGMLLAAFFISGYSAMMVETARRLIEGEVANTVAMDHRVSLDRLFTALRDGVA; translated from the coding sequence ATGCCAAGAACGAGCGAGCGCGGCGGCCCCCGGACGCGCGCCCGGATCCTGGAGGTCTCGAACCGGCTGTTCCTCGAGCACGGGTACGAAGCCGTCACGGTCGCCGAGATCGCGCGCGAAGCCGGATTCTCGAGCGTGACGGTCTTCAATCACTTCCCGCGCAAGGAGGATCTCTTCCTGGACCGCGCGGCCGACGCGATCGACCTGCTGCGCTCGGCCGTCCGCGACCGCGCACCGGGCGTCGACGTGCTGACGTCCTTGCGGGACATGAGCCTTCAGCTCTTCGACGCCCAGCATCCGCTCTCCGGCGTCAACGACAGTTCGGCGCCGTTCTTCCGGACGGTCGCCGAGTCGCCCGCGCTCGTCGCGCGCGCGAGGGCGATCGAGTCCGAGCTTCAGCGGACACTGGCCGAGGAGCTCGACCGCGACCCGGCCTTCGAGGGCGATGGGATGTTGCTCGCCGCGTTCTTCATCTCCGGGTACAGCGCGATGATGGTCGAGACCGCGCGCCGCCTGATCGAGGGCGAGGTGGCGAACACCGTGGCGATGGACCACCGCGTGAGTCTCGATCGGCTGTTCACGGCACTCCGCGACGGGGTCGCCTGA
- a CDS encoding FAD-dependent oxidoreductase, which yields MTTHHPIAIIGAGLGGLTLARVLHVNGIEAAVFDLDASPSARTQGGMLDIHEDSGQEALRAAGLHEAFLSLVHPGGEAMRILDSHGVVHLEETDDGDGGRPEVTRGDLRNLLLGSLPEDSVRWDAKVTGARPLGGGRHEVTLADGTAFTTDLLIGADGAWSKVRPLVSGARPAYEGISFVEVHLHDAEDRHPASAALIGGGMFFALGAAKGLLAHHDASGSLHVYIALRTAEDWISTIDFTDTTTAKAAVLSHFDGWDAGLRALITDADGELVPRPIHALPIGHRWDRVPGVTLLGDAAHLMSPFAGEGANLAMLDGAELGLALAAHPGDLEAALAAYEQALFPRSEASAAESAENLVLCFAEDSPKPLLERFATYR from the coding sequence ATGACCACTCATCACCCCATCGCGATCATCGGTGCCGGCCTCGGCGGCCTCACCCTGGCGCGTGTCCTGCACGTCAACGGGATCGAAGCCGCCGTCTTCGATCTGGACGCGTCGCCGTCCGCCCGGACACAAGGCGGGATGCTCGACATCCACGAGGACTCCGGACAGGAGGCACTGCGGGCCGCCGGTCTCCACGAGGCGTTCCTCTCGCTGGTGCATCCCGGCGGCGAGGCCATGCGCATTCTCGACAGTCACGGCGTCGTGCACCTGGAGGAGACCGACGACGGCGACGGCGGCCGCCCCGAAGTCACCCGTGGTGACCTGCGAAACCTCCTGCTCGGGTCGCTCCCCGAGGACAGCGTCCGCTGGGACGCCAAGGTCACCGGCGCGCGACCGCTCGGTGGCGGACGGCACGAAGTCACCCTGGCCGACGGCACGGCGTTCACCACGGACCTGCTGATCGGCGCCGACGGCGCGTGGTCCAAGGTCCGGCCTCTGGTCTCCGGTGCTCGACCGGCCTATGAGGGAATCTCCTTCGTCGAGGTGCACCTTCACGACGCCGAGGACCGCCACCCGGCGAGCGCCGCGCTCATCGGAGGCGGCATGTTCTTCGCACTCGGTGCGGCCAAAGGTCTCCTGGCGCACCACGACGCCAGTGGCAGCCTTCACGTCTACATCGCGCTGAGGACCGCCGAGGACTGGATCTCCACGATCGACTTCACCGACACCACCACCGCGAAAGCCGCTGTGCTGAGCCATTTCGACGGCTGGGACGCGGGCCTGCGAGCACTGATCACCGACGCGGACGGCGAGCTGGTCCCACGGCCGATCCACGCACTGCCGATCGGTCACCGCTGGGACCGGGTTCCCGGTGTCACCCTGCTCGGCGACGCCGCTCATCTGATGTCGCCGTTCGCCGGAGAGGGCGCCAATCTCGCGATGCTCGACGGCGCCGAGCTCGGCCTGGCTCTCGCCGCCCATCCTGGCGACCTCGAAGCCGCTCTCGCCGCGTACGAGCAGGCGCTGTTCCCGCGCAGTGAGGCTTCGGCGGCCGAATCCGCCGAGAATCTCGTTCTCTGCTTCGCCGAAGACTCCCCGAAGCCGTTGCTGGAACGATTCGCGACCTATCGCTGA
- a CDS encoding helix-turn-helix transcriptional regulator, translated as MRRTREMRRLTDVFLAGDVQARFSSGDLRREANITNQRLATLLEVLRDRGWVTHGWGESSPGAPPYYMLTDVGRRELAE; from the coding sequence ATGCGAAGGACCCGAGAAATGCGCAGGCTGACGGACGTTTTCCTTGCAGGAGACGTCCAAGCCCGCTTCTCCAGCGGGGACCTCCGACGCGAGGCGAACATCACCAACCAACGGCTGGCCACGCTGCTCGAAGTTCTGCGTGACCGTGGCTGGGTCACTCACGGGTGGGGCGAGTCCTCACCCGGTGCCCCGCCCTACTACATGCTTACCGATGTCGGTCGGCGCGAGCTGGCGGAGTAG
- a CDS encoding helix-turn-helix domain-containing protein, whose translation MDEAANRTLDAVGPRLKHLRQSQDTTLADLAEETGISASTLSRLEAGLRRPTLEQLLPLARAHGLTLDELVDAPPTGNPRINLRPIACGDGSTILPLTRRPGGIQAYKFVLPRGNDNAEPDLRTHEGHDWVYVLNGTLRLVLGEHDLILKPGEAAEFDTRTPHWFGATGAGPVEYLSLIGRQGERAHIRAAPSE comes from the coding sequence ATGGACGAGGCCGCCAACCGCACTCTCGACGCCGTCGGGCCCAGGTTGAAGCATCTCCGGCAGAGCCAGGACACCACCCTGGCCGACCTCGCCGAGGAGACGGGCATTTCGGCCAGCACGCTGTCCCGGCTCGAGGCAGGGTTACGGCGGCCCACCCTGGAGCAGCTGTTGCCGCTCGCCCGTGCCCACGGCCTGACCCTCGACGAACTCGTCGATGCGCCACCGACCGGCAACCCCCGGATCAACCTGCGCCCGATCGCCTGCGGCGACGGATCGACCATCCTGCCGCTGACCCGAAGACCCGGCGGTATCCAGGCCTACAAGTTCGTCCTTCCCCGTGGAAACGACAACGCCGAGCCGGACCTGCGTACCCATGAGGGACACGACTGGGTCTACGTGCTCAACGGCACCCTGCGGCTGGTCCTCGGCGAGCACGACCTCATCCTCAAACCCGGCGAGGCAGCGGAATTCGACACCCGCACCCCGCACTGGTTCGGTGCCACCGGCGCCGGCCCCGTCGAGTACCTGAGTCTCATCGGACGGCAGGGCGAACGAGCGCACATCCGCGCCGCGCCGTCCGAGTAG
- a CDS encoding class I SAM-dependent methyltransferase, with translation MTHGFDKEYWEEHWRQSGAVSPPNPYLARELGELKPGTALDAGCGEGAEAAWLASQGWQVTAADISSAVLARAAERHGSEHVRWIEADLGSWAPETRFDLVTTHYAHPAMPQLEFYDRIAGWVAPGGTLLIVGHLHAHGGHGHHSPPEASVTAAAVTARLDEKAWEVVTAEEYHRLHGDRQVPLQDVVVRAIRRP, from the coding sequence ATGACGCACGGGTTCGACAAGGAGTACTGGGAAGAGCACTGGCGGCAGAGCGGTGCCGTCAGCCCGCCGAATCCGTACCTCGCCCGTGAGCTCGGTGAGCTGAAGCCGGGTACGGCGCTGGACGCGGGTTGTGGCGAGGGTGCCGAGGCGGCCTGGCTCGCCTCCCAGGGGTGGCAGGTGACCGCCGCCGACATCTCGTCCGCGGTGCTGGCCCGCGCCGCCGAGCGCCACGGGTCCGAGCACGTGCGATGGATCGAGGCGGACCTGGGCAGCTGGGCACCTGAAACACGGTTCGACCTGGTCACGACGCATTACGCGCATCCGGCGATGCCGCAGCTCGAGTTCTACGACCGGATCGCCGGCTGGGTGGCACCCGGCGGCACGCTGCTGATCGTCGGGCACCTCCACGCCCATGGCGGCCACGGCCACCATTCGCCGCCCGAGGCGTCGGTCACCGCCGCGGCCGTCACGGCACGGCTGGACGAGAAGGCTTGGGAAGTCGTCACAGCCGAGGAGTATCACCGGCTCCATGGCGACCGGCAGGTTCCTCTCCAGGACGTCGTCGTGCGCGCCATCCGGCGCCCGTAG
- a CDS encoding TetR/AcrR family transcriptional regulator encodes MAPEKSRRERPAKPALTRDGIVATAVGILREEGLRKVTMRRLAQELDTGAASLYVYVRNAAELHAAILDELLGTIPSPSSEGGWRDRLERLLTAYTSMLLEYPGLALSALVARPSGENYLRLVEDLLALLAEGGVSAERRAWGIDILLQHATSTAAEHADQESPEDWDALARAVRDADETAYPQIAAHSADLLTGRPAQRMSWGLQVLITGIADTAVPPERNQT; translated from the coding sequence ATGGCACCCGAGAAGAGCCGCCGGGAACGACCGGCCAAACCCGCGTTGACCCGTGACGGCATCGTCGCCACCGCGGTCGGGATCCTCCGCGAGGAAGGCCTGCGGAAGGTCACGATGCGCCGCCTGGCGCAGGAACTCGACACCGGCGCGGCCTCGCTCTACGTCTACGTCCGCAACGCCGCCGAACTGCACGCGGCGATCCTGGACGAGCTCCTCGGCACGATCCCGTCGCCGTCGTCCGAGGGCGGCTGGCGAGACCGGCTCGAGCGACTGCTCACGGCCTACACCTCGATGCTGCTCGAATACCCCGGCCTCGCCTTGTCCGCGCTGGTGGCCCGCCCGAGTGGCGAGAACTACCTCCGCCTGGTCGAAGACCTGCTCGCCCTCCTCGCCGAGGGCGGAGTGTCAGCCGAACGGCGTGCGTGGGGGATCGACATCCTCCTGCAGCACGCGACGTCGACCGCGGCCGAGCACGCCGACCAGGAGTCGCCGGAGGACTGGGACGCGCTCGCTCGTGCCGTGCGCGACGCCGACGAGACGGCCTATCCGCAGATCGCCGCCCATTCGGCCGACCTGCTCACCGGGCGACCAGCGCAGCGGATGTCGTGGGGCTTGCAGGTGCTGATCACCGGGATCGCGGACACCGCCGTACCACCCGAAAGGAACCAGACATGA
- a CDS encoding class I SAM-dependent methyltransferase: protein MSAIPEVAENDYDSFAEAYAAENEASLINAYYTRPAILNLAGDVSGRRILDAGCGAGPITENLRDRGAIVTGFDSSAKMVELARKRLGDDADLRVADIGSPLPFPDGAFDDVVVALVLHYLEDWSGPLAEIRRVLKPGGRLILAVNHPIGYKLLHPEADYFETVKWNDEYTFSGQNAVLTYWHRPLHAMTDAFTAAGFRTAVVSEPPPAPEAYELFPEELAGRKAFLSFLFFVLEAV, encoded by the coding sequence ATGTCAGCCATTCCCGAGGTCGCGGAAAACGACTACGACAGCTTTGCCGAGGCGTATGCGGCCGAGAACGAAGCCAGTCTCATCAACGCGTATTACACGAGACCCGCGATCTTGAACCTGGCCGGGGACGTGTCGGGTCGGCGGATCCTCGACGCGGGCTGCGGCGCGGGTCCGATCACCGAAAACCTGCGCGACCGGGGCGCCATCGTGACCGGATTCGACTCCAGCGCCAAAATGGTCGAGCTGGCCCGGAAAAGGCTCGGTGACGACGCCGACCTCCGGGTCGCCGACATCGGCAGCCCGCTGCCGTTCCCCGACGGCGCGTTCGACGACGTCGTCGTGGCCCTCGTCCTGCACTACCTGGAGGACTGGTCCGGGCCGCTGGCCGAGATCCGGCGCGTGCTGAAACCCGGCGGACGGCTGATCCTGGCCGTCAACCACCCGATCGGCTACAAGCTGCTCCACCCCGAAGCCGACTACTTCGAGACCGTCAAGTGGAACGACGAGTACACCTTCAGCGGTCAGAACGCCGTGCTGACGTACTGGCACCGTCCGCTGCACGCGATGACCGACGCCTTCACCGCGGCCGGTTTCCGGACCGCCGTCGTCAGTGAGCCTCCTCCGGCGCCGGAAGCGTACGAACTGTTCCCCGAGGAACTTGCGGGCAGGAAGGCATTCCTGAGCTTTCTGTTCTTTGTGCTCGAGGCAGTCTGA
- a CDS encoding dihydrofolate reductase family protein has protein sequence MRKLILGFYVSLDGKSADGDNGIRDVMMSIDDPEQEEYFVSRLWDTGAFLMGRNTYEAMAGYWPGSDHPSAKAMNEIPKVVFSRTLKSADWPVTRIASGDTVEEIAKLKAEPGKDLVAAGGTEFLHSLIKLGVVDEYHLWVLPAATGKGAPLFPELDQPLNLRLVKSKAFRSGVLELVYAAADK, from the coding sequence ATGAGAAAGCTGATTCTGGGGTTCTACGTCTCGCTCGACGGCAAGAGCGCGGACGGGGACAACGGCATCCGGGACGTCATGATGAGCATCGACGACCCCGAGCAGGAGGAGTACTTCGTCAGCCGGCTGTGGGACACGGGTGCTTTCCTCATGGGCCGCAACACCTACGAGGCCATGGCCGGGTACTGGCCCGGCTCCGATCACCCGTCCGCCAAGGCCATGAACGAGATCCCCAAGGTCGTGTTCTCCCGCACCCTGAAATCCGCAGACTGGCCCGTGACGCGGATCGCCAGTGGCGACACGGTGGAGGAGATCGCCAAACTCAAGGCAGAGCCCGGCAAGGATCTCGTCGCCGCAGGCGGTACCGAGTTCCTTCACTCGCTGATCAAGCTCGGCGTGGTCGACGAGTACCACTTGTGGGTACTGCCCGCCGCCACCGGCAAAGGGGCACCGCTGTTCCCGGAACTGGATCAGCCGCTGAACCTGCGCCTGGTGAAAAGCAAAGCGTTCCGCTCCGGAGTCCTGGAGCTGGTGTACGCGGCAGCCGACAAGTAA
- a CDS encoding tyrosine-type recombinase/integrase: protein MKLLSGADSAAVSPGELAGESEVWPGVTDPAGLLSGITEWLTGYGNQQTRRTYAEGLGLPVSADDIGAWVQPDSKAPDRWADAVADYAQAVIVAPVAKPVRRAGPPPAGRGRLRACHWLRWCAAQGVDPTATTSAQVKKWLSDLENAGAAPSTRDRMLATVKTMYASLADAGLVAANPAALDRRRLGLTAAAASTSATVTLTTRQVAALHRAAGAPRRGASACDVARAVAVVALFTLGLRVSELCGLDEADLHVTRGRRALRVRGKGGKVRVVYLSVPAENALLEYLALRADGAGSAIVAGKRSGGTLSDRPLLVTRGGRRFARQAVWQLLRRVAASAGADLAGVAEMMHPHALRHFYVTAAVEAGASLEHVQADVGHASIDTTSGVYDHAARDPARSAVDLVADAWHPASN, encoded by the coding sequence ATGAAACTCCTGTCCGGCGCCGATTCCGCCGCTGTCTCCCCCGGAGAGCTCGCGGGCGAGAGCGAAGTCTGGCCGGGGGTGACGGATCCGGCCGGCCTGCTTTCGGGCATCACCGAGTGGTTGACCGGATATGGCAACCAGCAGACCCGCCGCACCTACGCGGAAGGGCTGGGACTGCCGGTCAGCGCCGACGACATCGGCGCCTGGGTACAGCCCGACAGCAAGGCTCCGGACCGATGGGCCGACGCCGTGGCCGACTACGCCCAGGCCGTCATCGTCGCGCCTGTGGCCAAGCCGGTACGACGGGCGGGACCTCCGCCCGCAGGCCGGGGCCGGTTGCGGGCGTGCCATTGGCTGCGGTGGTGCGCGGCCCAGGGAGTGGATCCGACAGCCACCACTTCGGCACAGGTGAAGAAGTGGCTGAGTGACCTGGAAAACGCAGGCGCGGCGCCGTCGACGAGAGACCGGATGCTGGCCACGGTGAAGACCATGTACGCGTCGCTGGCGGATGCGGGCCTGGTGGCGGCGAATCCGGCGGCGCTGGACCGGCGGCGGCTGGGGCTGACCGCGGCGGCGGCGAGTACGTCGGCGACGGTGACACTGACGACGCGGCAGGTCGCGGCGTTGCACCGGGCGGCGGGGGCGCCGCGCAGGGGTGCGAGTGCGTGCGATGTCGCTCGTGCGGTCGCGGTTGTCGCGTTGTTCACGCTGGGGTTGCGGGTCAGCGAGCTGTGCGGCCTGGACGAGGCCGATCTGCACGTCACCCGTGGGCGGCGGGCGCTGCGTGTCCGGGGCAAGGGCGGGAAGGTCCGGGTCGTCTACCTGAGTGTGCCCGCGGAGAACGCACTGCTGGAGTATCTCGCGCTGCGCGCGGACGGGGCGGGATCGGCGATCGTGGCAGGCAAGCGCAGCGGCGGTACCTTGTCGGACCGGCCGTTGCTGGTGACCAGGGGCGGACGCAGGTTCGCTCGGCAGGCGGTCTGGCAGTTACTGCGCCGGGTCGCCGCGAGCGCCGGGGCGGATCTGGCCGGTGTGGCGGAGATGATGCACCCGCACGCGCTGCGGCACTTTTACGTCACGGCCGCGGTGGAGGCGGGGGCGTCACTGGAGCACGTGCAGGCCGATGTCGGTCACGCCAGCATCGACACCACCAGTGGCGTCTACGACCATGCGGCCCGTGACCCGGCGCGCAGCGCTGTCGACCTGGTCGCCGACGCGTGGCATCCCGCGTCGAACTGA
- a CDS encoding dienelactone hydrolase family protein, giving the protein MNFTSEQRLDGDVLEREFTLGEIPGVLWTPVSVSAPVPLILLGHPGGLGKMHPRLKARAQGTVAEGYAAATIELPGAGDRPRLAAVDEARADLQRAVKAGEPVTEDVIQRLVLPLVDQAVPEWQTTVDALLALPGIDGPVGIAGGVTAVGVRLAVVEPRVAAALLFAGSYVPRSTFDEARRITIPLHVLLQWDDEGNDRQQALDLFDAFGSKEKTLHANMGGHTGVPQFEGEPANRFFARHLK; this is encoded by the coding sequence ATGAACTTCACTTCCGAACAGCGTCTCGACGGCGACGTCCTCGAGCGCGAGTTCACCCTCGGCGAGATCCCCGGTGTCCTGTGGACACCCGTCTCCGTCTCCGCTCCGGTCCCGCTGATCCTGCTCGGCCACCCCGGCGGGCTGGGCAAGATGCACCCCCGGCTGAAGGCCAGGGCTCAGGGCACCGTGGCGGAGGGCTATGCCGCCGCGACCATCGAGCTTCCCGGAGCCGGCGACAGGCCTCGTCTGGCCGCCGTCGACGAGGCCCGCGCCGACCTGCAGCGAGCCGTGAAGGCAGGCGAACCGGTCACCGAGGACGTCATCCAGAGGCTTGTTCTCCCGCTGGTGGACCAAGCGGTCCCGGAATGGCAGACCACTGTGGACGCTCTTCTGGCGCTGCCAGGGATCGACGGGCCGGTCGGGATCGCGGGCGGGGTGACCGCCGTCGGCGTCCGGCTGGCCGTGGTCGAGCCGCGGGTCGCGGCCGCGCTGCTGTTCGCGGGGAGCTACGTGCCCCGCAGCACGTTCGACGAGGCCCGGCGGATCACCATTCCGCTGCATGTCCTGTTGCAGTGGGACGACGAAGGAAACGACCGGCAGCAGGCCCTGGACCTGTTCGACGCGTTCGGCTCGAAAGAGAAGACGCTGCACGCCAACATGGGTGGGCACACCGGTGTCCCGCAGTTCGAGGGTGAGCCCGCGAACCGCTTCTTCGCGCGGCATCTGAAGTAA
- a CDS encoding CGNR zinc finger domain-containing protein, with protein sequence MVEPGAYHENVDDPDLDSAALPPAPGAEQYVALALANTTIALPGGQFIDLLGTPSTTTEWLVAQGLAPVDAGLQEMCAGLVRSLREQVRVLLASMACGEPAPPSALNAVNEALSKAPTAELLRWDPVRGLYRTASHPITQIVEHALATLAVNAADLLTGPDAERIAACGSAPCSRFFLRNGRRQWCSVRCGDRARAARAYAKRSQHEPV encoded by the coding sequence ATGGTTGAACCCGGCGCTTACCATGAGAACGTGGACGACCCCGATCTTGACTCCGCCGCCCTGCCGCCCGCGCCGGGCGCCGAGCAGTACGTCGCGCTGGCACTCGCCAACACCACGATCGCGCTGCCGGGCGGCCAGTTCATCGATCTCCTCGGCACTCCGAGCACGACGACGGAGTGGCTGGTCGCCCAAGGGCTCGCTCCGGTCGACGCCGGCCTGCAGGAGATGTGCGCGGGACTGGTCCGTTCACTGCGTGAGCAGGTGCGGGTCCTGCTCGCCTCGATGGCCTGCGGGGAGCCCGCTCCGCCGAGCGCCCTCAACGCCGTCAACGAAGCGCTGAGCAAGGCACCCACCGCGGAGCTGCTGCGCTGGGATCCGGTCCGCGGGCTGTATCGCACCGCGTCGCATCCGATCACCCAGATCGTCGAGCACGCGCTGGCGACACTCGCCGTCAACGCCGCGGACCTGCTCACCGGGCCGGATGCCGAGCGGATCGCCGCCTGCGGATCGGCCCCGTGCAGCCGGTTCTTCCTGCGCAACGGACGGCGCCAGTGGTGCTCCGTGCGCTGCGGTGACCGCGCCCGCGCCGCACGCGCCTACGCCAAGCGCTCCCAGCACGAACCGGTCTGA
- a CDS encoding dienelactone hydrolase family protein produces MPTITPGIPTPDGLSDAFAAFPDDGATHPGVLLYPDAFGPRPVLWEMARELSSHGYYVLVPNVFYRHRPAPVFDLPERITAENRSSLFGEIMPLIKGHATEDVLSDAKAYLGFLTSQPEVRSGPVATIGYCLGAVLAMRTATAHPEQVAAVAGFHPGALVTDAPDSPHRQIPGLTAKVHLGLAEGDMTPEAITEISQAFDAAGVSYSCEIYPGTVHGFTMADTEAFDAAGSQRHWERLLALLDADPA; encoded by the coding sequence ATTCCCACCATCACACCGGGGATTCCCACCCCGGACGGTCTGTCCGACGCCTTCGCCGCCTTCCCCGACGACGGCGCCACCCATCCGGGCGTCCTCCTCTACCCGGACGCCTTCGGACCACGCCCCGTTCTCTGGGAGATGGCCCGCGAACTGTCCTCGCACGGGTACTACGTCCTCGTCCCGAACGTCTTCTACCGGCACCGCCCGGCACCGGTGTTCGATCTCCCCGAGCGCATCACCGCCGAGAACCGGTCCTCGCTCTTCGGCGAGATCATGCCCCTCATCAAGGGCCACGCCACCGAAGACGTCCTGAGCGACGCCAAGGCCTATCTCGGCTTCCTGACCTCCCAGCCCGAGGTCAGGTCCGGACCGGTCGCCACGATCGGCTACTGCCTGGGCGCCGTCCTCGCGATGCGCACCGCGACCGCCCACCCCGAGCAGGTCGCCGCCGTCGCCGGATTCCACCCCGGCGCACTGGTCACCGACGCACCCGACAGCCCGCACCGCCAGATCCCCGGCCTCACCGCGAAAGTCCACCTCGGCCTCGCCGAGGGCGACATGACACCCGAGGCCATCACCGAGATCAGCCAGGCGTTCGACGCCGCCGGTGTCAGCTACAGCTGCGAGATCTACCCCGGCACCGTCCACGGCTTCACCATGGCCGACACCGAAGCCTTCGACGCCGCCGGATCACAGCGGCACTGGGAGCGGCTGCTCGCCCTTCTCGACGCCGATCCTGCCTAG
- a CDS encoding alpha/beta hydrolase: MSERTFPAPSTVSKQAQAWLAASRGELTYPAFEDTDAWLAMVDQANQSTAQRFPIADLPVTVEDFEVDGVTVYAARPRDVEETPDEPVFLWMHPGALLVGGGEACRVTTGRAALSTGMLTWGVDYRLPPLHPYPTALDDAIAVYRRVVRDRDPSRVFVGGDSAGGNIASALLLRAKDSGLPMPAALVLNTPQVDLTEAGDTFQTLAGVDNVLRSLRAPNELYAAGADLRDPYLSPVLGDLSGFPPTYLRSGTRDLFLSNTVRMHRALRAAGVEAELHVFEAMTHGGFGGESPEDQEAAAEQRHFLARHDAR; encoded by the coding sequence ATGAGCGAGCGCACGTTCCCTGCTCCATCCACGGTCAGCAAGCAGGCGCAGGCCTGGCTCGCCGCCAGTCGCGGGGAACTGACCTACCCGGCGTTCGAGGACACGGACGCGTGGCTCGCGATGGTCGACCAGGCCAACCAGTCCACGGCCCAGCGGTTCCCGATCGCCGACCTGCCGGTCACCGTCGAAGACTTCGAGGTCGACGGCGTCACCGTGTACGCCGCCAGACCCCGCGACGTGGAGGAAACGCCGGACGAGCCGGTCTTCCTCTGGATGCACCCCGGTGCGCTGCTGGTCGGCGGCGGGGAGGCCTGCCGCGTGACCACCGGGAGGGCCGCGCTGTCGACGGGCATGCTCACGTGGGGCGTGGACTACCGGCTCCCGCCGCTGCATCCGTACCCGACAGCCCTCGACGACGCGATCGCCGTGTACCGGCGCGTGGTGCGGGACCGCGATCCGTCACGGGTCTTCGTCGGTGGCGACTCCGCGGGCGGGAACATCGCCTCGGCTCTTCTGCTGCGCGCCAAGGACTCCGGGCTGCCGATGCCGGCCGCCCTGGTGCTCAACACCCCGCAAGTCGACCTCACCGAAGCGGGTGACACCTTCCAAACTCTCGCCGGAGTGGACAATGTCCTCCGCAGCTTGCGGGCGCCCAACGAGCTCTACGCGGCAGGCGCCGACCTGCGCGATCCGTACCTCTCCCCGGTCCTGGGCGACCTGTCCGGTTTCCCGCCCACCTATCTCCGCAGCGGAACCCGCGATCTGTTCCTGTCCAACACCGTTCGGATGCACCGCGCGCTGCGCGCCGCCGGTGTGGAGGCCGAACTGCACGTGTTCGAGGCGATGACGCACGGCGGGTTCGGGGGAGAAAGCCCGGAGGACCAGGAGGCCGCCGCCGAACAGCGCCACTTTCTCGCCAGGCACGACGCGCGGTAG
- a CDS encoding MBL fold metallo-hydrolase, whose translation MNQISEQLSVQVVGGPTALIGYGGLRFLTDPTFDEPGHYGRPDGRPGLTKTAPASIAPSDLGRIDAVLLSHDEHPDNLDHSGRKLLADVPLTLTTPSGAGRLGGTAKGLATWETVELNRPDGGVVTVTAVPALHGPEGAEQVTGDVVGFVLTGQDLPTVYVSGDNASLDAVRQVADRFGPVDTTVLFAGAPRLKPVLHGALLVLDSALAAEATRILGARTVVPVHIDSWEHFTEGRDDLVAAFAAAGLADRLRLG comes from the coding sequence ATGAACCAGATCAGCGAACAGCTCTCCGTGCAGGTCGTCGGCGGCCCGACCGCGCTGATCGGCTACGGCGGCCTGCGGTTCCTCACCGACCCGACCTTCGACGAACCCGGCCACTATGGCCGCCCTGACGGGAGACCCGGCCTCACCAAGACGGCCCCCGCCTCGATCGCGCCCTCGGACCTCGGCCGCATCGACGCGGTCCTGCTGTCCCACGACGAGCACCCCGACAACCTCGACCACTCCGGCCGGAAACTGCTCGCCGACGTGCCGCTGACCCTGACCACGCCCAGCGGTGCGGGCCGCCTTGGCGGTACCGCGAAAGGGCTCGCGACCTGGGAGACGGTCGAACTGAACCGGCCGGACGGGGGAGTGGTGACCGTGACCGCAGTGCCCGCGCTGCACGGGCCGGAAGGCGCGGAACAGGTCACCGGCGACGTCGTCGGCTTCGTGCTCACCGGTCAGGATCTGCCCACGGTCTACGTCAGCGGCGACAACGCCTCGCTCGACGCCGTCCGGCAGGTCGCCGACCGATTCGGCCCGGTCGACACCACGGTGCTCTTCGCCGGGGCCCCGCGCCTGAAGCCGGTCCTCCACGGCGCCCTGCTCGTCCTCGACAGCGCACTCGCCGCGGAGGCGACGCGGATCCTCGGCGCCCGCACCGTCGTCCCCGTGCACATCGACAGCTGGGAGCACTTCACCGAAGGCCGGGACGACCTGGTGGCCGCCTTCGCCGCCGCCGGCCTGGCCGACAGGCTGCGTCTCGGCTGA